Proteins encoded within one genomic window of Humulus lupulus chromosome 1, drHumLupu1.1, whole genome shotgun sequence:
- the LOC133797007 gene encoding uncharacterized protein LOC133797007, which yields MARGGVHTRSTANQGVGSETANMFSVLESHDRPPGDDPRSPYYISNGDQSVVSLVPKILTGCENYSSWRRSMVVALAARNKIKFVDGRLPAPEGDDEAYDVWFRCNILVISWILHAISSEIADSVMYLDNAARIWYELQERYHQKNAPRVFEAKRSMQDLVQGSNYVTTYFTRLKSL from the coding sequence ATGGCTCGTGGTGGAGTTCACACTCGAAGCACAGCAAATCAAGGAGTTGGATCTGAAACTGCAAACATGTTCTCTGTTCTTGAATCTCATGATCGCCCACCTGGTGATGATCCTCGCAGTCCTTACTACATTTCTAATGGAGATCAATCTGTTGTTAGCCTTGTTCCAAAGATCTTGACTGGATGTGAAAATTACAGCTCCTGGAGGCGATCGATGGTTGTTGCTCTTGCTGCAAGAAACAAGATTAAGTTCGTTGATGGTCGATTACCTGCACCTGAAGGTGATGATGAAGCTTATGATGTCTGGTTTAGGTGCAACATTTTGGTGATCTCATGGATTCTGCATGCCATTTCTAGTGAAATTGCAGACAGTGTGATGTATCTTGACAATGCAGCTAGGATTTGGTATGAACTTCAGGAAAGATATCATCAAAAGAATGCACCTAGGGTGTTCGAGGCTAAACGATCTATGCAAGATTTGGTTCAGGGATCAAATTATGTCACTACATACTTCACTCGACTAAAGTCTCTTTAG
- the LOC133817526 gene encoding pathogenesis-related protein 1-like — protein sequence MRSLKMSLNHEASVKVLLVGQILMVMMAIASAAKPFRAKKSSHNDFLDAHNAVRAEVGVGPMTWNKTLENYAQNYANSRLKNNCEFEHSGGPYGENLSEGYGEMSGGQAVKYWADEKSHYDYASNSCVGGECGHYTQLVWRNSIHLGCARTMCSNGWMFVICSYDPPGGYIGQRPY from the coding sequence ATGAGGTCTCTAAAAATGTCTCTAAATCATGAGGCCTCAGTAAAAGTTTTGTTGGTGGGACAAATCTTGATGGTGATGATGGCGATCGCTAGTGCTGCCAAACCATTCCGGGCGAAGAAGTCCTCTCACAATGACTTCCTTGATGCCCACAACGCCGTACGAGCAGAGGTGGGCGTTGGCCCAATGACCTGGAACAAGACCCTAGAGAACTACGCACAAAACTACGCCAACTCAAGGTTAAAAAACAACTGCGAGTTCGAGCACTCCGGAGGGCCTTACGGCGAGAACTTGTCCGAAGGTTATGGAGAAATGAGCGGCGGGCAGGCTGTGAAGTATTGGGCAGACGAGAAGTCCCATTATGACTACGCCTCCAACTCGTGCGTGGGTGGGGAGTGCGGCCACTACACTCAGCTGGTGTGGCGCAACTCCATTCACCTTGGCTGCGCCAGGACCATGTGCTCCAATGGCTGGATGTTCGTCATTTGCAGCTATGATCCCCCGGGGGGTTATATAGGGCAACGACCCTATTAA